ACTTTCAATATTATAACTCATAAAAGTCATGCAACGAAGAAACTTTCAAAATGACAACGTTTCACTTGGAAGGACTAGAAGATGGAAATGGAGAGTTAACTTGCCTTTCCATTAAACTAATAGTGAAGGTAATAAAGAacatagaaaatgaaagataGCTGAGTGAATTTTCTTGAAGGTCAATGGAGACTTGTCCATGTGCAGTTGTGGGCGATGATGGTGACAGCAGTGAAAACTCCATCGAAAGGTAGATGGAAGCGGCCCCAGCAAATTGAGTACCGATTCTTATCACACCATCACATTTATCTTCTCCTCACAAAAGGGTCCCAGTGATGCTTTTGTCATCGGACAATATTTcagatttcaaaattttaactcAATTAATAATGCCGATAGAGAACTCTACATGTTTTGATACACATAAAGGctctgaattttaattcgatCATTTCTTGATGAGGAAAACGGTCATAGACTGATGGTAGGTCCTGAATGTTACTTAACAGGTTGTGCAAAAGAAAGGGACACAGCGCGAAATGTTACGAACTCCTTATAGAAAACCAAAACCCTAGAACCTTAGAAACCTAGATAGAGTCTCTATAATCTTATCAAAAATTTGGGAGCAATTTTCCTTAGGAAAAAGAGAACGAGCAAACCATCTTGTGGCGTATGTGGCCGCCTCTCCACTTTTCATCCTAGAGATTGGCACGGCGGTAATCTTTATAGCTGTACCTCAGGAAGCCGTCGGTGCCGCTACGAAACTTCGACATCGTTTGAATAGTAGGCATGAAAGAGTCAAAAGAATTGAAAGCTACGTACCTTTGGTCACATCATGGCCGAATTCAATTAAATGCACCTTGGTCTGGCCGCCTCCTTAAATCTTGCGATAAATTGCAAATGGTCCCAAAACGATATCTCATAGGAATATCGACCCCGGCGAGAAAGACAATTATAAAATGATGGATATTGCGATAGAGATATAATAAGAACAGGGTACCAGGAGAAGCTTGGCTTTTACTCAACGAATgcgaaaataatgaaattaatgCATCCGTGAAATTTCAGAGAAAGAAAGGCAGAGGAAAGTTGAAGACGAAATCAAGATCTCTCCGTCATCAACATGTTGTCCGAACGACTGATGCCTCTTGACCCGTTCAACAACGCGGCCGAGACTCGGTCTATCTTCTCCGTTTCTCTTTGAACTATTTGGGAAAACCTTTGAAGAGACTAAACGAAGCTAAATGCCCACTATATGGccacaaataaaaatcataattttatGTAAGAGTACTATTGCGAAATACATAATGTGGCACAGTCAAGGAGAGGAGggataattgttcaaaaagttttatgatgactaatttaatcataaaccttttaatttaacaaatttaatttttaactttttaactattgacaatataatcattccaatcaattttaactGAAAATCATTAACGTAAACATTAACTGTCTTACGTGACACCGCCGGTAttaatgtagacaatttttgcaattctttttaaaatttctaagttttttttctttttttaatatttctttttcctattacCAAAGCCAATTGTTGACCACAGGCGAGGATCGCCCTCACCGACCTCAAGGGGCTTCACAACCTCAGCCACCCATTACCGAGGCCGGGATATTGATGAAAGGAAATAtgaaacaaaagcaaagaaaggaattttagaaaacaatgataaaaatcattctCATAGGATGACAAATGCTGAATAGACtatcatgtcaataatttctaaccaaaattgatcaaaataaccACATTAATAAatcatcatcaaaaggtttatgattaaattagtcaaatggaTATAGAACTATATCAGATGTCATacgatatatttatgatattttggacaattttccataGGAAAAGGAAGGTTCACATATGACCTTAATATGTGCTAGCAAGGTGTTAATGTCAAcattctttcaagaatgaagCCAAAATAGTTCTTTGGTCGGTCCACCATAATTGTTCAATTAATTATGCAAAACAATAACTGAATTAGTGATTTCCAAAGTACCTTGATGTGACCCCAAACATAATCTCGTCAcaaacaattataaaaggttgaAACTCGAAAACTAGACTAGTTCAAGCTTAGCTTCAGCTCAGCTGTATCAATGTCACATGTTTACGGGAGAAACCTAGTCTTCTTTTCATTAACTTGGCAGTTAGCCATACTTCTGGGGCACTATGTAAAGaacataaaaaaggaaaataaagaaaatgaaaatataaaaacgaaaaaaaagaaggaaaaatactAAAGAATCGGCATTTTACAAGTTGGCAAAGCCGTCACCGGTGCAGCTCCGGTAGTGGGAAAAAGAATGGAGCTCAGAGGCAATTAAACCGGCGGGCGAAGTGGCGCACCGCTCGATTCAGCGGCCTCCATCCTGCTCCGCCGAGAACCCACGCTTCCTCCGTCGTCACTGGCTGCTGCCACCCTTGGCGACCTCAATGACGATGCTCTCGAGAACAGCGGCGGACCCTCCCGAAGAACCACCGGTCCGACTTAGCTCCAGGCTCGGACCGGTCCAACCGCCGGAAGCTGAAGTGCCTGCCGAACCTACTGCTCCCTTCTCCAGCTCCGGCCCGATAGCCCCGCCGCGAGCTGCTTTCCCGTGGCAACACCACCATGCTCATCGCCCGGTTCAGCTGCCGGTTCATGATCTGCTTCCTCACCTCGGCCGGCAACCTCAGCTTGAACCGCTCCGTGTCTTCCCCCGGTTGGACCAGCGAGTGCCCGGTCGAGTGAGACCGCGGGAATAGGAGCCTCCACGCCATCCTGCTGGATCGCGACCCGCCGCGCGTACGGTTCCGGTTCAGCGTCTTGCTCGGATCCGCCGCTTCGGGTGGCGGCTCGGCCGCTTGACGGTCAACCGCGACTTCGACTTCGACTTCGTCGGCGTCTTCGCGCTCCAACGTTGCGATCGCTCGCTCCAGATCCCCGTCCCGATTCTGATTCTCTTCGTCTTCTCCGGCGAGCTCCGACCGGCGAGTCAACTCAGGTAGCTCGAACGGACCCTCGCCGGGCTGCGGCACCAAATTCGCGCGGCACACCGGGCAGGTCGTGTGAGAGGCCAGCCACGCGTCGACGCACTCCGGGTGGAACACGTGGTCGCACTTGGGGATCAGCCGGAGCGTCTCGTCGTCCTGGAACTCGTTCAGGCACACCGCGCACTCCAGCGCGCCCTTCCCGATCTTGAGGCCCTTCACGTCGGCGTAGACGAGCGTCGGGAACGTCGCGATGACGGCCGGGTCGAGGCCGCGGGAGGCGCCGCCGCGCCGCGACCGGCCAGTCCCGACCACCCCGCCTCCGGGGCGGATGCTGGCGGAGTTGGCGTCGGAGCAGTGGCGGATGTAGATGGAGAAGAAGGCCATGAAGAAGAGGGCGGCAATGAGGACGACGATGATCACCGCCATGGAGGGGCTGAAGCGCGTGTAGTTGTACGGGTTCTCGCTGTCGGGCGGAGGGTTGGCCTGCGCGGCGGCGAACGGCGTGGAAGAAGCGCACGACCACAGCAGCAGCACGAGCACGAGCGACGACCGCGAGGAGGACAGATTCCCGGAGGAGCTCATCTTGTGACCGGAACGTAGGTGGTCAGTCGGAGTACGTGCTAACTCGGGTCGGAGAGAACGGCGGTCCACGGCGGCGTTCGGCggcgcacagagagagagagagggagagagagagttggtgaTGGGCTGTGCGAGTGTATTGCGGGAGCTTATAAACgagagagaggtagagagagagagagaggggaaggcGTGTTAAACGataaacaagagagagagagaatgtggaaATTTTGGGGTTGGTGGGGCCCGGGAACAGCTTCGTCTCAATTTCGTATGTAGTGATGTAAAGGAGGGATGGTCAGTAATGACGTGCCACGTGGGTTCCGGGAAGGAAGCTGCAGAAGGTTCCGAAGGATGGAGAAATTTGGAGGTGACCTCTTTAAAATAATTCGTCGTTTTTTTTCAAAGTGAGGATCGGGTGCTTTTTCAGACTTGTGATCACCGCTACCtctctaatttatttattatttttaaaaaatttcgtgGATTAAATATTCCGCTTAATGCAACGGTCAGGATTTGGGTGACATTAGAAAGTCTATTAGCTTGAGTATTCCAAGTTTATTGGGTCCATTCATATAGTCCTTTTCCAATCAATATGCGGcatttattttaagaaagagatttttcattattttttctttttcacaataaGCTGTTCACATGCGATTTTTCAAACAAGTtggtactttttttctttcgctgGAACAAGTTGTACTTGTTAACATGAGAAATAATGTATTTTAAAACGACATTTTGGGACTTATAACTATATCGATTGTAGAAAGAAATGAATGATCGCACATTGTCGGAAGGAAGTTCTTAGTTTTGGCAATACCTAAAATTGCTTACGTGTCACTTAAAAATAGCCTCGCCCctaaattgaatatttcaataacaaatttaggatttaatcatattttttatAAAGTGTTTAGGATTAATTGATTCAAAAATTTAGGGCTTGATTGTATCTTCTATGGATAAAATTTAAGACTTGGTGACGCAATTGCAATACTCTCATTAGATGGTAATTGATATCATAGTTGAAAGTTATGTGGATTTGAAATGCAAAGTTGTGCCCGCAAGGCAAGCCTCCTTGCGGTCAAATTTGGCAATTTCATTATATATAATACTTCTATACTGACTCCGGGTCTTGTGCAACGTATCGACACGGGAATTATTAAGATTCGAGTAATTAAATAAGTTCATGAATTAAATAATCACTCGATAGTGGATACTGCATGTCCCATTATATATCCTTCTAAATATTAGATTTTTGTACATATTTCTGTCATCACCTTTCGTTCTCTCTATTTAGAACAAAAGCTATCTTGGAATCCTTTCCCATGATAAGAAAGAATTCGAAAACTCCATAGGCCATTTATaaagcacaaaaaaattaaattaaaaactttccTTCAAGAAATTTAAATCAACGATAATGGCTGACTATGCGGATATGGAAGTATCCTGAAAAGTCTACAAGATCAAACCATCTAGAAGTAGGTGGATTCTCTAATCCACCACGATTCGACAAGTAGACGCCCTGTGGATCACTCAAAAACATCGGAGACGATGTAGGGCGTTGGACTTTACCACGTTCAAAACATCGAGTCATAGTCGCTGCTATGGACCACGTTCGCCGTCGTGGTCGCTAGATGAGCCCCCCGCTCCTCCTCATTTTAGCCGTCGCTCATTGATGACAAATTCACCTTAAAAACgacattctctctttttctttcttgttctcgATGGTCCAGTTTTCGTCCCCTTTGAAAGAGTTTTCTTGACTTGCCCTTGGCCTGTGGTGGGCAATCTTGATTTGGCTTTGCGTAGGTGGTGTTCTGGAATTTCAGCTGGTGAACAGCATTGATTGAATGTCTGCAACCTAGGTGCGACAATCAACGTTTGATCGATAGTAAAGCATAGGCTGATTAAGCCTGCCACCATCCCATTAATTTACACAGTCTCTTCCGGGTAGATTCCTCTTTTTTCAATCGATGAAATCATCCACATAGCAATACCTAATTTTCATGGTCCTCTCCCAAACTTTTCTGCTTTTGGGAAAGTTGGTGGGTTCGAAAAATTAGGAAGACTACACGCAAATCTTGGGTCAACCTTTTGGGTAGTTGGAATGAAACCATCGATACAAAAGGTATATGATAAGAGCTGCGTCGGAATGCAAATAAACTAGTCGATGCCTTATACTACCATGGTACTAGTATAGCAAGAAACCAAAAGGAAAGTACAAATCGTGGGTTAACTCTTATAGTTAATTCCTTCCCAAAGAAAATACCTAATAGGGATTTGTTCCGCACAATATGCCGATGACTCATTGCTAGGAAATGGGGACGCCATAGAGtttaaaaggagaaaagaaaagacagaaaaccgaagtgacaatttttttttttttttgggtactttaaATCTATCGCTAGGACTACGAAGAAGAGTTTCATCTGTTAAACTTTTGGAATGAGGTAATTAATCGGTAGTGAAGGATTAACTCTCATAAGCAAGATTCGAAAGATTAACGACTTCTTTCTGGTAAATTGATGGTGTAAATTATTATACTCTAGGCCGGGTTAAGACGTGCGTACAGTTTTTACTTGGATAACTACACTAgaaatttcaaatcattaatagAGAAGAAAGTTCGTGTTAATCCGATTTTGTATTTTGCCTAGAATACTTTTCATGATCATCATATCTATGTaacgtgtgtatatatatatatatatatatagccacAAGCATAGAGACTACATAGAGATGGGTAAAGTATTGACCATGTAGATTCCATTCGTTATGATAAAAAAGGATCCTTTAATAGTTGCCAAGTGAGACTTTTCATTGCCgttgtatgtatatatatattaaaggaTCTGACTACATAGAGATGGGTAAAGTATTGGCCATGTAGATTTCATTCGCTATGATAAAAAGGATCCTTTAATAGTTGCCAAGTGAGACTTTTCATTGCCGTTGCATCTTTCTTCCTAACATTACAATAGCACCTGTGTTACAGATTTGCCCTATGTCATTCGGGTTCGTGTAtccaaattctttattttaagaatGCTTTATGCCTTGCCCCTTATCAAGGGGTGCTTATcgcttattttatttctctttgaAACATGAATAGCCAGCTTATCGTCAGCACCATAAGCCATTTTAGTATGTACTTTCCACATTGGatgtaaaaaatattatttaggtGGACAAAAGGATTTATTATATTGAAGGAGCCAGTCCAAGATTGTACAAAGTAGTTACAATAGTGCGGGGAATAATGTATTGCATAGCAGAAGACCACAAGAGGAATGATACGTGACCCGGTCGGAGACGCTAGGCTGATCTCCTCCATCGACGGACCGCGATTGTAGGTAACTCCTCTGTTTTG
The nucleotide sequence above comes from Eucalyptus grandis isolate ANBG69807.140 chromosome 2, ASM1654582v1, whole genome shotgun sequence. Encoded proteins:
- the LOC104443863 gene encoding LOW QUALITY PROTEIN: E3 ubiquitin-protein ligase ATL6 (The sequence of the model RefSeq protein was modified relative to this genomic sequence to represent the inferred CDS: inserted 1 base in 1 codon), whose translation is MSSSGNLSSSRSSLVLVLLLWSCASSTPFAAAQANPPPDSENPYNYTRFSPSMAVIIVVLIAALFFMAFFSIYIRHCSDANSASIRPGGGVVGTGRSRRGGASRGLDPAVIATFPTLVYADVKGLKIGKGALECAVCLNEFQDDETLRLIPKCDHVFHPECVDAWLASHTTCPVCRANLVPQPGEGPFELPELTRRSELAGEDEENQNRDGDLERAIATLEREDADEVEVEVAVDRQAAEPPPEAADPSKTLNRNRTRGGSRSSRMAWRLLFPRSHSTGHSLVQPGEDTERFKLRLPAEVRKQIMNRQLNRAMSMVVLPRESSSRRGYRAGAGEGSSRFGRHFSFRRLDRSEPGAKSDRWFFXEGPPLFSRASSLRSPRVAAASDDGGSVGSRRSRMEAAESSGAPLRPPV